The following nucleotide sequence is from Halobacillus mangrovi.
CTACATCGTGAACCATTTTCTTAGCGAACTCAACAGGTTTAGGTGTACCCATCATAACTGTTGCCGCTTGAATCCATGGATACATCGTCAGTGCAGCACTAGTTGTAATGCCTCCCATTGACGTCCCACCTACACCAATTTTCCGGTCTTTAATTAAGCCTTGTCGATCAAGTTCATCTTTTATATCTTGCAGTTCTTTTAAATTTTGATACACAATATCCCAGAATTTGAAGTTCAATTCTTGCTTGGACAAATCTTCTTCCCTTTCGCCATGAAAAGTACTATCAGGAAGGACGACACGATATCCTTTCTGAGCAAGTAAATAAGCGAGTGGTAAATTATGTTCTTTGGCTGACGTAAAGCCGTGAAAATATACAATTGCAGGTAATGGTTCTTCTTGTTTTGATGATTCTACAACGGTAAGAACTGGAATGTTTTTTAATGTTTGCCGATAAATACCAATCATTCTGTATTTCCTTTCCGATAAACTTTACTGTCTGTTTAAATGATCGTAATAATTCTAAATTATAATGTAATCGTAACACTGCCCTTTTCAATTGGAAAGTGTTAGGTTGCGAAGTGGGAATTTCTTTACAATTTACCTAGTTTCCCGCTACACTATAACAAAATGAGGTGAAAGCAATGAACAAACAACACTTAATTGCATTAGATCTAGATGGGACACTTCTTACTGACGATAAAGTCATCAGTACAGAGACGAAAGAAACAGTTCTTAAAGCAATGGATCAAGGCCATATCGTTGTGATCGCTACTGGCCGGCCACACCGTGCAAGCATTGATTTCTATCATGAACTTGGACTGGAGACACCAATGGTTAACTTCAATGGTGCATTAATTCACCATCCAAAAGACCATCATTGGGACGCAATTCATTCTCCCCTTTCTATCCGAACGGCACACAAAATTATTCATACATGCCAAGAACTTGGTGTGAAAAATATTCTTGCTGAAGTAAAAGATAAAGTTTACCTTGATCAACATGACGAAGAAATTATGAGCATTTTTCAAACAAAGAATGATCCGATTACAGTCGGTCGACTGCAGTCGAACTTGAAAGAAGATCCAACATCGATTTTGATTCACCCTGAAGAGGAAAAAATTAAAAAGCTCCGTCAAGAATTGGATACGCATGCTTCCTTGATTGATCATAGAAAATGGGGAGCCCCATGGCACGTCATTGAAATTGTCCGCTCCGGAATGAATAAAGCCGTAGGTCTGGACAAAATCGCTCGTTATTTTCATATTCCCCAAAACAGAATTATCGCCTTTGGTGATGAAGACAATGATTTCGAAATGATCGATTATGCTGGTGTAGGGGTAGCAATGGGTAACGCGATTAACGAATTGAAGGGCATTGCCAACCATGTAACTCTTACGAATGAAGAGGACGGAATCGGAGAGTTCTTAACTGAATATTTGAAGTTAAATAAAAAAGCCATGTAAGTCAACTTTTTCCTTGATTAAAGATATGGCTTCTTCCCATACTAAGCTTGAACGTGAAAGCGTTCAGGCTTCTTTTTATGACAGGAGGGTCTTGTCATGGAACCAGAGAAGAAAAATCGCAAGGAAAACCGCTATTCAGAAGTTCGTAAATTCGACGAAAGCGAGATGGAGCCAAAAAGGCTTTCAGAAGCAGCTCGAAAAGAAATCGAATCTGATCAGCATACGGTAGGAGGGTTTTAAAATGGCTAGAAACCTTTTTGAAAATGCACGAGAAGCGGTCAACCGTTTCACCCAAAACCGTGATGGACGTCAACCATCCCAAGAGGATATGCAAGCGGCGAAACAAGCGATTCAATCTGCATATAGCGAATGTTCTCAAGAAGAGAAACAACAGCTACAGCAGTTAGAACAACAGCTTGAAAACCATCACCAAAGCATGCGATAACCTTGTGAAGACCAGGTCGTTTAAACGGCCTGGTCTTTTTCAACTCCCCTAAATCAAGGAAAAAAAATCAGCCAATAGGCGGAGTTATCTTTTCACAGAAATGGGTACTTAAAGAATAACCCCCTAAAGATTTTCATAGGTTTCGCAGAAACATCCTGAACGCTAGTGCACGTTCAGGGCCGTTTCTGTGTTTTTATTTTGTACATAGTTCTTCAAGACTTTTAATGACCTTCAAGTTTGGGTGTGAGAAAGGTAAATCATTCGATTGTATATAGATTCCTTTCATCCCCATTTCTAAAGCTGGAGCAATTTCATTCATGAAATTGTCCCCGATAGAAACGATCTCCTCTGGCTTTAATCGATAATTATGTAAGACCTGTTGAAAGATGTCTTCCGTACGAACAGGTTTTTCCGCATTTGATACAATTTCTTTGAAAATCCCTTCAAGATCTATAGCTTTTAATATCCGATCTACATCATAACCTTCACTGTTTGTCACCAAAATAAGGGGCTTAGTTTTTTTCCATAGTAAAAGGGAGGTTTTCAATCCTTTTGTCTCTGTCAACTGAAACTCATCCGACCCCATGTAGTCTTTTGTTGCCACATAACATTCACGTGCGTCCTCAGAAGTTACTCCATAGTGCATGGCAGCTGAAAAAGGCAGCCACCACCCATCCCCTATAGCAATATGGTCAATAAAATCGTAAATCAATGGGTCTGGAAAGTGTTTCCATACTTTCCTTTCAGGCCACTGATCTCCGCTCCATGTTTCAACACGAATAGCAAGGTTAGTAAACGGATCAACGGAGATGATTGCATCATGCGTTCTATTATAGACCTTTCCAATGGCAAGAGGGTGTTCCCTATTACGAATAGATTTATAATCCGTTTCAAACAATGGTCTGTTTTCTTCTTTCAACTTCTTCTTTAAAAGATTTGCATAATAAACGAAGTGGTTTGTATCTTCATATAACGTCCCGTCTAAATCAAAAATTAACGCTTTCGCCTGATCCAGCATAAGTCTCTCCTCCTTACTGTTCTTAGTTTCGGCACTTGATCTTTCTCTATACAAAATCCCCTCTATTTCCATTTTGTGTTAACATTAAACCAACATATTGAAAAAAGGAGTTCAGCCCATGGTCCCGACCTTGATTAACATCACAATACTCGTTTGTCTTTTATTTTCTATCTATTATTTCTTGTTGAAAAGAAAAAAGGCTGGAGTCACTGGTTTTAAAAGTGCCCTGTCTTCCATTTGCTTTTTCCTAATCGCCAGTACCAATCTTGCAGCGGGGATCTTTAACTTATTAGGTGTCATAAGCTGGACCCTTACCATCGTATTCCTGCTCCTAGGTGGTTACTTCACTAAATATTTACCTGCAAAAACGGAAGCAAACGCTTATTAAGTAAGACACAGTTAGATAGTTGTACCGAAGAAATCCGTTTACGCCCGGAAAAGAAATATCTTCCCAGACCTTTTTTCTTTTAAGGTCTAGGACTTAATTTGAAAAGGCATAGCCGGGTTCGGCTATGCCTTTTCATTATGAACGATGGTATGATTTTTTTAATGTAATGGCATAGAGGGCATGACCGACCAGCCAATACAGAATAGCGATCCCATCTGTTAACGCAGGGGTTTCTTTTATAGCGAGAATGGTAAGCGGCACGTAGGTCGTCGCTGCCACAACCGACAAAATAATAGCCAGCAGCCATTGGTTTCGATTCGTCGGCTTCAGACGTTTTCGCATAAACACATAAGCAAATAGAATTCCTATTACCCAGGAAATGACCATGTGGAACAGCCATTCCATCACAACCGGCCAATCAATGCTCCCGATCACAGGAATGAAATCAACATTCATCAACAGCGTATAGATCTTTTTTCCAGTGACTAATTCGACATACCACATATACATCCCTAAAACGATTCCGGATGTGCTCCCAATCCATATGCCCCATCGAATCATAAGCGACCTCCACGTCTGTTAATAGGCTTCTTGTTTTCTAAGTTCCCTCAGCAAATTTTCTAAAACCTGACGAAGCTCTCTATGGTCACCTTCTAACATTCTGAAATAAAGCGCTCTTAAAAAGTGCTTACTGTTATTGATGATAATATCCTCTTTAGGGTCATTCCAGCTTTCTCGGTAATAAAGTAAAGTCTCAAGCCATTCAATTCGATCAGCCGGACTGATTTTTTTGAACATCATCATGACCGCTGTCACCATGCGCTCTTCTTCATCAAACAAATAAGGGTGATCAATCAAAAACTGATCTTTAATGATCGGCAGTATTTCCTTAATCTGACTTTCAGTAATCTCCTCACAAGCTGCTACATGGTATAACGCATCTGCAGCGTGAGCCATGGCATGAGCCCAACCTTTTCCTTCCACATACCCTCTGTGGTCAGACTCCTGTTTCATATACTTTTTCAAGTTTTCCCAAACCCTGTGGATCTCCTCTTCTTTTAAAAATGGGGATTTTCGATGTTTTACTATAATAGGCGGAATCAACAATACAGAGAAGCTGCGTTTAAATACTGCATCCTCTTCCCTTTTAGAAGTTCCGATCCGATAAAATAAGTAGTTTTTATTTAAAATGGATTGTAATATATTTTTAAGCTGCTCGTGGCTATAATGGCCTCGCTCTATGAAAGTTGTGAAAATCGAGTGGATCAAATCATCTCTTAATATAGGATGCACCGACCCGATTCTCTGTAGCATCATTGTTGTTAATTCTTGTAAACTTTGATTCTCGGGCAACTGATAGTCGTTGTCCTTAATCGGTTGTAACACGTCGATTAGTCGAGACTCCATACCACACCTCCTAAAAATTGCTTTCATTGTAACACAATAATTGGGAAGTACCGTAAGATTATGATCAATTGTTTTGACTTTGGTGTTTTTTTGGTAGAATAGGAGGAGATGTTATGGAGGAGGATGCAAAATGGCAATTCAAGTACAAGAAACCCCAAACCCGAATGCACGTAAGTTTACTACAGACTCTATGATCTTTGAAGGTGACGGCAGTGTATCAGTCATGCCAGGCCAAACGAGTGAACATAAAATCATGAACGATCTTATGGAATTAGATGAAGTCGATAATGTTTTTGGTTTTCAAAACTTTATCACTGTCAACAAACTTCCTAATGCTGATTGGGACACGCTGACACCAAAAGTAGAAGGCGTACTTACTGAATACGGTTATTAATTATTAAACAAGCCGCCACATTCGATGTGGCGGCTTCCTTCTTATTCACTAGGAAATTGCTCTAATGGAATATTGTTTACATGTGTTGGCTTGCCATCATTTGCGCTTTCTTCAAACAATACAAGCGTCAATGTTCCATAATCAGGTAATAGATCTTCAGGAACATTGATTTCCAGTTCAAATTCAGACCATTCTGGCGCCCCTTTTTCCACTTGTACTGACGTAGGCTCAACTTGAACCATGTGGCCGTCTTCAACGCTATACATAAAAGTACCTTCAAACACTCGAGCTTCGCCTTTGACCATGTAGGAGCCATTTTCACCGGAGACCTTCACATTCCTAAATGCTTCACCATTTCCATATGTTTTACTCTTATCATTTGTATCCTCTTTCTCAGGACGGTCTTCGATCGTAAATGACTGGGTCACTTGGTAAGGTGTCGCTTCTAATGATTGATCGTTAATGGAATCGACCAAAAAAGTAATCGTTGCCTCGTAATTACCTTTCGCTTCAATGCCTGTCCACGTTTCCGTTGCGGATAAGGATTCACCTGCTGGGATTTCTTCCGTCGTCAACTCCTGCGTGAACATTTTATCAGCAGAGAACGTGTACACACTTTCCCCTTCTGCGTTCTTAACTTTCACTTCATATTGCTGACTTGAGGTAAAGCCTATAATTAAAGGCTCCTCCCCAGTATTTTCTAAGGAAAAATCAAACTTCGCCGTATCCTCTGTCGTCTCAACCGTTGCGTCCATTTTCAGCTGGCTGATCAATGATTCCATATCGATTTCCGGCTCCTCTGCAGCTTCATTTTGTTCCGTATTTTCTTCTCCGTTCGCTTCCTTCGTTTCTGAATTTGATCCACAAGCCGCTAAAGCCAGGATCATGATTCCCACCATAATGATCCACAGGTTCTTCATAAGTCCACTCCTCTAAGTTCTATTCATACCATTAGTCGATTTTATTACAAAAAGGTTACAACTATTGGTCATCTTTTCTGAAGAAACCGAAAATTCCTGTGGTTTGAACGATATTTGTAAAGGCATGTGGATCGACTTCATGAATGATATGCTGCAGATCATACAATTCATATCGAGTAATAACCATCACAAGCATATTCTTATCCTGCTGCGTGAACGCTCCCCTGGCTGGAAGTGTTGTAATTCCACGAACCATCTGGGCATGGATCGCTTTTTCCAAGTCCGCCGCTTTTGTTGTAATGATCATGGCTGTCAGTTTCTCATGACGCGTATGAATAGCATCAATGACGCGTGTTGTTACGTAAAGCGTCAACAATGTATAAAGGGCGTTCTCTGGTTCGTATAAAAATCCGGCAATGGCGATGATCGCACTATTGATGAACAAGAAATAGATTCCGATTGGGCGGTCCTTCATCCGTGACAGGATCATCGCTATGATATCCAGTCCGCCTGTTGAAGCACCCCACTTCAGTGTGATCCCGACCCCTAATCCGCCAAGCACACCGCCAAAGACAGCGTTTAAGATGATATCAGAAGATAGCTGCTCTACAGGAATAAGCTCTAGAAAAAGGGTTGTGAATGCAACCGATACAGCACTGTATATCGTGAACCCTTTCCCAACTTTATACCATCCTAAAATGGCTACGGGTATATTAAGTATAAATAAAATCAGACCTGTACTTATGCCAGGTACACCTAAAAAATCTGTAAAAATACTAGTAAGTAACTGTGCAGTCCCTGTGAACCCACTCGCATAGACGTTTGCTTCTATGAGGAATAGATTCAAGGACATTGCATTTAAAACGGCTCCTAAAAGCACGATGAATATTCGTTTCATTTCAAATGTAAACACGGAACAACCTCCCTAACCAAGTTTCTATTCTTTTTTATCACCGTGCACGTGCAAAATCAAGTACATATTTGTTTATATTGTCACAATTTGTCGTCCTTTTAAACCTACAAGGTTTTATTTTGACTAGTTATAGGCATTGAGGCTAAACTGAAGACAAAATAAAAAGTTAGAAGGTGACTATAATGAATGTACAAATTTTGTGTGATTCT
It contains:
- a CDS encoding YitT family protein, giving the protein MFTFEMKRIFIVLLGAVLNAMSLNLFLIEANVYASGFTGTAQLLTSIFTDFLGVPGISTGLILFILNIPVAILGWYKVGKGFTIYSAVSVAFTTLFLELIPVEQLSSDIILNAVFGGVLGGLGVGITLKWGASTGGLDIIAMILSRMKDRPIGIYFLFINSAIIAIAGFLYEPENALYTLLTLYVTTRVIDAIHTRHEKLTAMIITTKAADLEKAIHAQMVRGITTLPARGAFTQQDKNMLVMVITRYELYDLQHIIHEVDPHAFTNIVQTTGIFGFFRKDDQ
- a CDS encoding DUF2785 domain-containing protein, producing the protein MESRLIDVLQPIKDNDYQLPENQSLQELTTMMLQRIGSVHPILRDDLIHSIFTTFIERGHYSHEQLKNILQSILNKNYLFYRIGTSKREEDAVFKRSFSVLLIPPIIVKHRKSPFLKEEEIHRVWENLKKYMKQESDHRGYVEGKGWAHAMAHAADALYHVAACEEITESQIKEILPIIKDQFLIDHPYLFDEEERMVTAVMMMFKKISPADRIEWLETLLYYRESWNDPKEDIIINNSKHFLRALYFRMLEGDHRELRQVLENLLRELRKQEAY
- a CDS encoding BsuPI-related putative proteinase inhibitor → MKNLWIIMVGIMILALAACGSNSETKEANGEENTEQNEAAEEPEIDMESLISQLKMDATVETTEDTAKFDFSLENTGEEPLIIGFTSSQQYEVKVKNAEGESVYTFSADKMFTQELTTEEIPAGESLSATETWTGIEAKGNYEATITFLVDSINDQSLEATPYQVTQSFTIEDRPEKEDTNDKSKTYGNGEAFRNVKVSGENGSYMVKGEARVFEGTFMYSVEDGHMVQVEPTSVQVEKGAPEWSEFELEINVPEDLLPDYGTLTLVLFEESANDGKPTHVNNIPLEQFPSE
- a CDS encoding NifU N-terminal domain-containing protein, whose translation is MAIQVQETPNPNARKFTTDSMIFEGDGSVSVMPGQTSEHKIMNDLMELDEVDNVFGFQNFITVNKLPNADWDTLTPKVEGVLTEYGY
- a CDS encoding HAD family hydrolase translates to MLDQAKALIFDLDGTLYEDTNHFVYYANLLKKKLKEENRPLFETDYKSIRNREHPLAIGKVYNRTHDAIISVDPFTNLAIRVETWSGDQWPERKVWKHFPDPLIYDFIDHIAIGDGWWLPFSAAMHYGVTSEDARECYVATKDYMGSDEFQLTETKGLKTSLLLWKKTKPLILVTNSEGYDVDRILKAIDLEGIFKEIVSNAEKPVRTEDIFQQVLHNYRLKPEEIVSIGDNFMNEIAPALEMGMKGIYIQSNDLPFSHPNLKVIKSLEELCTK
- a CDS encoding Cof-type HAD-IIB family hydrolase; this translates as MNKQHLIALDLDGTLLTDDKVISTETKETVLKAMDQGHIVVIATGRPHRASIDFYHELGLETPMVNFNGALIHHPKDHHWDAIHSPLSIRTAHKIIHTCQELGVKNILAEVKDKVYLDQHDEEIMSIFQTKNDPITVGRLQSNLKEDPTSILIHPEEEKIKKLRQELDTHASLIDHRKWGAPWHVIEIVRSGMNKAVGLDKIARYFHIPQNRIIAFGDEDNDFEMIDYAGVGVAMGNAINELKGIANHVTLTNEEDGIGEFLTEYLKLNKKAM
- a CDS encoding alpha/beta fold hydrolase translates to MIGIYRQTLKNIPVLTVVESSKQEEPLPAIVYFHGFTSAKEHNLPLAYLLAQKGYRVVLPDSTFHGEREEDLSKQELNFKFWDIVYQNLKELQDIKDELDRQGLIKDRKIGVGGTSMGGITTSAALTMYPWIQAATVMMGTPKPVEFAKKMVHDVEQTGIPLPLKQEQLEELYKSLEGIDLSGQMEKLYGRPLFFWHGDVDPVVPFQHSYDFYNEAIHYYKNPENIRFLREVGRDHKVSRFAVLEMVNWLELVL
- a CDS encoding DUF3813 domain-containing protein produces the protein MARNLFENAREAVNRFTQNRDGRQPSQEDMQAAKQAIQSAYSECSQEEKQQLQQLEQQLENHHQSMR